The DNA region GGCTCGAGCGGTGGCCGGACGAGATCGCCACGCTGGAGCGGCTCGGCCGGGAGAACCTCGACGCGATCGAGAAGACGGTGGCCGACCAGGGCATCGACTGCTCCTGGGAGCGCACCGGGGAGCTCACCGTCGCGACCGCCCCGTGGCAGGCGGAGCAGCTGCAGGACCTGGTGCGGCGGGGCCAGGCACTGGGTGCCGGGCTCGAGTGGCTGACCGCGGCGGAGGTGCGCGACCGGGTCAGCTCGACGACGTACCACGGCGGTGTCCTCGACCGCGACGGCGTGGCCATGGTCGACCCGGCGCGGCTCGCACACGGCCTGCGCCAGGCCTGCCTGCGCGCCGGCGTCCGGTTGCACGAGAACACGCCGGTCGAGTCGCTCACCTCCGGCGGCACACGCGGCACGCGCACGCGCGGCGCGGCCAGCGGCATGGGTAGCGGCCCGGTGCTGCTCGGCACCCCCTACGGCGAGGTCCGGGCCGGCCGGGCCGTGCTCGCCACCAATGCGTTCCGGCCGCTGGTCCGTCGCCTGCGCTCGTTCGTGGTCCCGGTGTGGGACTACGCGCTGGTCACCGCCCCGCTCGACCCCGAGCAGCGGGCGTCGATCGGCTGGGCCGACCGGCACGGGATGGCCGACGCGGGCAACCAGTTCCACTACTACCGGCTCACCGACGACGACCGCATCCTGTGGGGCGGCTACGACGCGGTCTACCACTACGGCAGCCGCACCGACGACCGGCTGGACCGGTCGCCGGGGACTTTCCTGACCCTCGCGGAGAACTTCCAGCGCACGTTCCCGCAGCTGACCGGCCTGCCGTTCACCCACGGCTGGGGCGGGGTCATCGACACCTGCTCGCGCTTCAGCGCGTTCTGGGGGCGCGCCCTCGGCGGCCGCGTGGCCTACTCGCTGGGCTACACCGGCCTCGGCGTCGGCGCCAGCCGGTTCGGCGCGCAAGTGGCGCTCGACCTGCTGGCCGGCGAGGAGACCGAGCGGACCCGGCTGGAGATGGTGC from Actinomycetes bacterium includes:
- a CDS encoding FAD-dependent oxidoreductase, whose product is MTPTAAGGRSQAAAALADLRHVPFWLDRPAPADEPALTDRTTADLAVVGAGYTGLWAALLAKERNPGRDVVVLEARSAGWAASGRNGGFCAASLTHGLANGLERWPDEIATLERLGRENLDAIEKTVADQGIDCSWERTGELTVATAPWQAEQLQDLVRRGQALGAGLEWLTAAEVRDRVSSTTYHGGVLDRDGVAMVDPARLAHGLRQACLRAGVRLHENTPVESLTSGGTRGTRTRGAASGMGSGPVLLGTPYGEVRAGRAVLATNAFRPLVRRLRSFVVPVWDYALVTAPLDPEQRASIGWADRHGMADAGNQFHYYRLTDDDRILWGGYDAVYHYGSRTDDRLDRSPGTFLTLAENFQRTFPQLTGLPFTHGWGGVIDTCSRFSAFWGRALGGRVAYSLGYTGLGVGASRFGAQVALDLLAGEETERTRLEMVRRRPRPFPPEPVRWAGIELTRRAVARADAREGRRGPWLRTLDALGLGFDS